Proteins encoded in a region of the Ralstonia pseudosolanacearum genome:
- a CDS encoding sulfurtransferase — translation MSERAPRYATLITAPQLAALQQSASRSTIVFDCSFDLANPAAGREAYRASHIPGAFYLHLDNELSGPKTGTNGRHPLPDADAFVARLRALGVNDDTQIVACDRQAGMFAARLWWLMRWVGHADVAVLDGGLPAWEAARLPIDSVVPDELQLSTATGNLSRKPSLVPLMTADLVLKRLGQPTLPIIDARAPDRYRGENETLDPVGGHIPGARNRFFRDNLQADGTFKPAPQLRSDFEAVLAGARPEDTVLQCGSGVTASHNLLAMEVAGLPGAALYAGSWSEWVSDPSRPVATGPNP, via the coding sequence ATGAGCGAACGCGCTCCCCGCTATGCCACGCTGATCACCGCACCCCAGCTCGCCGCGCTGCAGCAGAGCGCGTCCCGCAGCACGATCGTGTTCGACTGCAGCTTCGATCTGGCCAACCCGGCCGCCGGGCGCGAAGCGTATCGCGCGAGCCACATCCCCGGGGCGTTCTACCTGCACCTGGACAACGAGCTGTCGGGGCCCAAGACCGGCACCAACGGCCGCCATCCGTTGCCCGATGCCGATGCCTTCGTCGCCCGCTTGCGCGCGCTGGGCGTGAACGACGACACCCAGATCGTCGCCTGCGACCGGCAGGCCGGCATGTTCGCGGCGCGGCTGTGGTGGCTGATGCGCTGGGTCGGCCATGCCGACGTCGCCGTGCTCGACGGCGGCCTGCCGGCCTGGGAAGCCGCGCGCCTGCCGATCGACAGCGTGGTGCCGGACGAACTGCAACTGAGCACCGCAACAGGCAACCTGAGCCGCAAGCCGTCCCTGGTACCGCTGATGACGGCCGACCTGGTGCTCAAGCGCCTGGGCCAGCCTACCCTGCCGATCATCGACGCCCGCGCACCGGACCGCTACCGCGGCGAGAACGAGACCCTCGACCCGGTCGGCGGCCATATCCCCGGCGCGCGCAACCGCTTCTTCCGCGACAACCTGCAGGCCGACGGCACCTTCAAGCCCGCGCCCCAGCTGCGCAGCGATTTCGAGGCCGTGCTGGCCGGCGCCCGGCCGGAAGACACCGTGCTGCAATGCGGCTCGGGCGTGACCGCCAGCCACAACCTGCTGGCAATGGAAGTGGCCGGGCTGCCCGGCGCCGCGCTCTATGCCGGCTCGTGGAGCGAGTGGGTCAGCGACCCCTCGCGCCCGGTGGCCACCGGACCGAATCCATGA
- a CDS encoding ZIP family metal transporter, giving the protein MTADSTLLGILLATALSGIGSMAGAAALSLTVLARVVDRMVSFSVGVLLATSLLHSLPEAFESHHGIEPNTHALFATLLAGLLGFFLLEKIALIRHSHHHEGDGHGHHHGHDRQEAGRSGLMILVGDGLHNFSDGIVIAAAFLADTRVGIVTALAIAAHEIPQEIGDFMVLLNAGFSKTRAFVYNLICSVCALVGAVLGYYLLDRMSAWIPYVLVVASSSFIYIAVCDLMPQMKRRPRWQESAVQIALVTAGIAMIFLLTDGLHHHVH; this is encoded by the coding sequence ATGACCGCTGATTCCACCCTGTTAGGCATTCTTCTCGCTACCGCGCTGTCCGGCATCGGCAGCATGGCCGGCGCCGCCGCCCTGTCGCTGACCGTGCTGGCGCGCGTGGTCGACCGCATGGTCAGTTTCTCCGTCGGCGTGCTGCTGGCGACGTCGCTGCTGCACTCGCTGCCCGAGGCGTTCGAGTCGCACCACGGCATCGAGCCCAATACCCACGCCCTGTTCGCCACGCTGCTGGCGGGGCTGCTGGGGTTCTTCCTGCTGGAGAAGATTGCGCTGATCCGCCATTCGCACCATCACGAGGGCGACGGCCATGGCCACCACCACGGCCATGACCGGCAGGAGGCGGGCCGCAGCGGGCTGATGATCCTGGTGGGCGACGGCTTGCACAATTTCTCCGATGGCATCGTCATCGCCGCGGCCTTCCTGGCCGACACGCGCGTCGGCATCGTCACCGCGCTGGCGATCGCGGCGCACGAGATCCCGCAGGAGATCGGCGATTTCATGGTGCTGCTCAACGCGGGTTTCTCCAAGACACGCGCCTTCGTCTACAACCTGATCTGCAGCGTGTGCGCGCTGGTGGGGGCGGTGCTCGGCTATTACCTGCTGGATCGCATGTCGGCGTGGATTCCCTACGTGCTGGTGGTGGCCTCCAGCAGCTTCATCTACATCGCCGTGTGCGATCTGATGCCGCAGATGAAGCGCCGGCCGCGCTGGCAGGAGTCCGCCGTGCAGATCGCGCTGGTCACGGCGGGCATTGCGATGATCTTTCTGCTGACCGACGGTCTGCACCACCACGTGCATTGA
- a CDS encoding IS4 family transposase: protein MALNKIHWTEVEFAHLDLGDTRLNKRARILMQRLAAKPTAGVPQACRGWGETMAAYRFFNNEEVDWRDILAPHWQQTEQRMAAHPVVLCLQDTTELDFNGRGAAGLGALSYEAQRGMYLHPTYAVTPQREPLGVLDAWMWARQPKDAQGKRGDQKESLRWIEGYERVADLAASLPGTRLVYVADREADMMALMQRAQELGTPADWLIRAAHDRALPEGVKLWAATTEGEALGEIAFTMGSRHGVRAREVRQHVWLRRVELPADRGQRVTATCLVAREFGAPAGTKPIEWRLLTNRAATTLQEAIELIDWYRARWEIEMLFNVLKNGCRVEALQLGAIERLERALALYLVVAWRIVHLMRMGRTCPDLDAELFFDPDEIRGAYLLSRARQPARPKLNEVLRLIASLGGFLGRKGDGEPGAKAIWLGLKDVHVAAKTLQALRAVGDSASCV, encoded by the coding sequence TTGGCCCTGAACAAGATCCACTGGACGGAAGTCGAATTCGCCCACCTCGACCTTGGCGACACGCGCCTGAACAAGCGAGCGAGGATATTGATGCAACGATTGGCAGCCAAGCCGACGGCCGGTGTGCCGCAAGCCTGCCGGGGCTGGGGCGAAACGATGGCGGCATACCGCTTCTTCAACAACGAAGAGGTCGATTGGCGCGACATCCTTGCCCCACACTGGCAGCAGACCGAGCAGCGCATGGCCGCCCACCCGGTGGTGCTGTGCCTGCAGGACACCACGGAACTGGATTTCAACGGGCGCGGCGCGGCCGGGCTCGGAGCCTTGTCCTACGAGGCGCAGCGCGGCATGTATCTGCACCCGACCTACGCGGTGACGCCGCAGCGTGAGCCGCTGGGCGTGCTCGATGCGTGGATGTGGGCGCGCCAGCCCAAGGATGCACAAGGCAAGCGCGGCGACCAGAAGGAGAGTCTGCGCTGGATCGAGGGCTACGAGCGCGTGGCCGATCTGGCAGCGAGTCTGCCCGGCACGCGGCTGGTGTACGTGGCCGACCGGGAAGCGGACATGATGGCGCTGATGCAGCGCGCGCAGGAACTGGGCACGCCGGCGGACTGGCTGATCCGCGCCGCCCACGACCGCGCGCTGCCCGAAGGCGTCAAGCTGTGGGCGGCCACGACCGAGGGCGAGGCGCTGGGCGAGATCGCCTTCACGATGGGCTCGCGCCATGGCGTGCGCGCACGCGAAGTGCGTCAGCACGTGTGGCTCAGGCGCGTCGAGTTGCCGGCCGATCGAGGCCAGCGTGTCACGGCTACGTGCCTGGTGGCGCGCGAGTTCGGCGCGCCGGCCGGCACCAAGCCGATCGAGTGGCGCCTGCTGACCAACCGCGCGGCCACGACGTTGCAGGAGGCGATCGAGTTGATCGACTGGTATCGGGCGCGCTGGGAAATCGAGATGCTGTTCAACGTGCTCAAGAACGGTTGCCGGGTGGAGGCACTGCAACTGGGGGCGATCGAGCGGCTGGAGCGGGCGCTGGCGCTGTATCTGGTGGTGGCTTGGCGCATCGTCCATCTGATGCGCATGGGGCGCACCTGCCCGGATCTGGATGCCGAATTGTTCTTCGACCCTGACGAGATTCGCGGCGCCTATCTGCTGAGCCGCGCCAGGCAGCCGGCCCGGCCCAAGCTGAATGAAGTGCTGCGCCTGATCGCCAGTCTGGGCGGCTTCCTCGGCCGCAAGGGCGATGGCGAGCCCGGCGCCAAAGCCATCTGGCTCGGACTCAAGGACGTTCATGTCGCGGCCAAAACCCTGCAAGCGCTACGCGCGGTGGGCGACTCCGCTAGTTGTGTATAA
- a CDS encoding dienelactone hydrolase family protein, whose protein sequence is MHELDAELESLVPGRSFDRRSFVKTALGSAFAAAVLPVSAQAIHTDFNGLTVGEVSVPVGDFKVPAYRAQPEGKTGLPVMIVVSEIFGVHEYIADVCRRFAKLGYLAIAPDLFVRQGDPQSYGTLQELQANVISKVPDAQVIGDLDATVAWAGQNGGDPARIGINGFCWGGRQAWLFAEHSPDIKAAVVWYGHLKGTATALQPAFPIDKVADLKAPVLGLYGAKDTGITQDAVQAMKAALETSANPKAKASRIIVYPDAGHAFHADYRPSYVKADAEDGWKKCLAWFKASSYTQVPSMRNQLETLQGL, encoded by the coding sequence ATGCATGAGCTCGACGCAGAACTGGAAAGCCTGGTGCCCGGCCGCAGCTTCGACCGCCGCAGTTTCGTGAAGACGGCGTTGGGTTCGGCGTTTGCCGCGGCGGTGCTGCCGGTGTCGGCGCAGGCCATCCACACCGATTTCAACGGGCTGACGGTGGGCGAGGTGAGCGTGCCCGTCGGCGATTTCAAGGTGCCCGCCTACCGCGCCCAGCCGGAAGGCAAGACCGGGCTGCCGGTGATGATCGTCGTCAGCGAGATCTTCGGCGTGCATGAATACATTGCCGATGTCTGCCGGCGCTTCGCCAAACTCGGCTATCTCGCCATCGCGCCCGACCTGTTCGTGCGCCAGGGCGATCCGCAGTCGTACGGCACCCTCCAGGAACTGCAGGCCAACGTGATCTCCAAGGTGCCTGACGCGCAGGTCATCGGCGACCTGGACGCCACGGTGGCGTGGGCCGGGCAGAACGGCGGCGATCCGGCGCGCATCGGCATCAACGGCTTCTGCTGGGGCGGGCGCCAGGCCTGGCTGTTCGCCGAGCACAGTCCCGACATCAAGGCCGCGGTGGTGTGGTATGGCCACCTGAAGGGCACTGCGACCGCGCTGCAGCCGGCGTTCCCGATCGACAAGGTGGCCGACCTGAAGGCGCCGGTGCTGGGCCTGTATGGCGCCAAGGACACCGGCATCACGCAGGACGCCGTCCAGGCCATGAAGGCGGCGCTGGAAACATCCGCCAATCCCAAGGCCAAGGCCTCGCGCATCATCGTCTACCCGGACGCCGGCCACGCGTTCCATGCCGACTACCGGCCCAGCTATGTCAAGGCGGACGCCGAGGACGGCTGGAAGAAGTGCCTGGCCTGGTTCAAGGCATCGTCTTATACACAAGTCCCCAGCATGAGAAATCAGCTTGAGACCCTCCAAGGCTTGTAA
- a CDS encoding NAD(P)/FAD-dependent oxidoreductase, whose translation MAGQVDGAGGPRIVVVGGGAGGLELATRLGDKLGKRRAARVVLVDRNPTHIWKPLLHEVAAGSMDPNTHQLEYAAQARWHGFEFQQGELKGLDRVAKTVTVSGCVDADGTEVLPERTLAYDMLVLAIGSVTHFFGVPGTAEHAIALDAASQAERFRRKLISACMRAQNGVGDARAQVDIAIVGAGATGVELSAELRNTAHVLAAYGLHKLDPLRDIRIHLIEGSPRILAALSERVSSETTKLLQKLNVEVITGERVNQVTDSAVKTLSGKSIPADLTVWAAGIRAPSILGELGLPVNKLGQVVVSRTLQAEGDDAIYAFGDCASCPWPEASTSVPPRAQAAHQQATYLYKALCRRLEGKPVEPFGFKDLGSLVSLGHFSAVGSLMGGLIGGTMFIEGMMARLMYTSLYRMHVMALHGFVRMALDTVTHWLRSKTNPRVKLH comes from the coding sequence ATGGCAGGGCAGGTGGATGGCGCGGGTGGTCCGCGCATCGTGGTGGTCGGCGGTGGCGCCGGCGGGCTGGAACTGGCAACGCGCCTGGGCGACAAGCTCGGCAAGCGCCGCGCCGCACGGGTCGTCCTGGTCGACCGCAACCCGACACACATCTGGAAGCCGCTGCTGCACGAAGTGGCCGCCGGCAGCATGGACCCGAACACCCACCAGCTCGAATACGCCGCCCAGGCGCGTTGGCACGGCTTCGAGTTCCAGCAGGGCGAGCTGAAGGGCCTGGACCGCGTCGCCAAGACCGTCACCGTGTCCGGTTGCGTCGACGCCGACGGCACCGAGGTGCTGCCCGAGCGCACCCTCGCCTATGACATGCTGGTGCTCGCCATCGGCAGCGTGACGCATTTCTTCGGCGTGCCGGGCACGGCCGAGCATGCGATTGCGCTGGATGCCGCGTCGCAGGCCGAGCGCTTCCGCCGCAAGCTGATTTCGGCGTGCATGCGAGCGCAGAACGGCGTGGGCGATGCGCGCGCGCAGGTGGACATCGCCATCGTCGGCGCGGGCGCGACCGGCGTGGAACTGTCGGCGGAACTGCGCAACACCGCTCACGTACTGGCGGCCTACGGCCTGCACAAGCTGGACCCACTCCGCGATATCCGCATCCACCTGATCGAAGGGAGCCCGCGCATTCTGGCCGCGCTGTCCGAGCGCGTCTCCAGCGAGACCACCAAGCTGCTGCAGAAGCTGAACGTGGAGGTGATCACCGGCGAGCGCGTCAACCAGGTCACCGACAGCGCGGTCAAGACGCTCAGCGGCAAGTCGATCCCGGCCGATCTGACGGTGTGGGCGGCGGGCATCCGCGCGCCGTCGATCCTGGGCGAGCTGGGGCTGCCGGTGAACAAGCTGGGGCAGGTGGTCGTCTCGCGCACGCTGCAGGCCGAAGGCGATGACGCCATCTATGCCTTCGGCGATTGCGCCAGCTGCCCGTGGCCCGAGGCATCGACCAGCGTGCCGCCGCGCGCCCAGGCCGCCCACCAGCAGGCGACCTATCTGTACAAAGCCTTGTGCCGCCGGTTGGAAGGCAAGCCGGTGGAGCCGTTCGGCTTCAAGGACCTGGGCTCGCTGGTGTCGCTCGGCCACTTCAGCGCGGTCGGCAGCCTGATGGGCGGCCTGATCGGCGGCACCATGTTCATCGAGGGGATGATGGCGCGGCTGATGTACACGTCGCTGTACCGCATGCACGTGATGGCGCTGCACGGCTTCGTGCGCATGGCGCTGGATACCGTCACGCACTGGCTGCGCAGCAAGACCAATCCGCGGGTCAAGCTACACTAG